Proteins co-encoded in one Arachis hypogaea cultivar Tifrunner chromosome 13, arahy.Tifrunner.gnm2.J5K5, whole genome shotgun sequence genomic window:
- the LOC112792321 gene encoding probable WRKY transcription factor 14, with the protein MENNNNNKEKYYQGDLSDIIRASYGYYGSYNSASSEASYMVEDPPMMANFGDPFSNSAGDPLLHDMPYFNTLSWGLEPATCDDDDDDCIMTHHQISHPNPNLLLPTISTCQDSSSTIMTVNNNSTKPSSAYCLVDNNTGPMVVQISAPVNKRRKSQAKKSICIPAAAAPSSRQGGEVVPSDLWAWRKYGQKPIKGSPYPRGYYRCSSTKGCPARKQVERSRTDPNMLVITYTSEHNHSWPTQRNALAGSSRSNKNTITTTKPEEQQHSNTDSNTALLAVKKEDIHNNNNLEDLFAELGQVERDYIC; encoded by the exons atggagaataataataataacaaggaGAAGTACTATCAAGGTGATTTGAGTGACATAATCCGTGCTAGTTATGGTTATTATGGGAGCTACAACTCAGCATCATCTGAAGCTTCTTACATGGTGGAAGACCCTCCTATGATGGCAAACTTCGGTGATCCTTTCTCAAACTCGGCAGGAGATCCCTTGCTACATGATATGCCCTACTTTAACACTTTATCTTGGGGACTGGAACCTGCTacttgtgatgatgatgatgatgattgtatCATGACTCATCATCAAATCTCTCATCCCAACCCCAATTTATTATTACCCACCATCTCAACGTGTCAAGATTCTTCCTCCACAATAATGACAGTTAATAATAATAGTACCAAGCCTTCTTCTGCTTATTGCTTGGTGGATAATAACACAGGACCAATGGTAGTGCAGATCTCAGCTCCTGTTAATAAGCGAAG GAAAAGTCAGGCAAAGAAGTCAATTTGTATTCCAGCAGCAGCAGCACCAAGCAGTAGACAAGGTGGAGAGGTAGTTCCCTCTGATCTGTGGGCTTGGAGGAAATACGGTCAAAAACCCATTAAAGGTTCTCCATATCCAAG GGGTTACTATAGATGCAGCAGCACAAAGGGTTGCCCTGCAAGGAAACAAGTGGAGAGGAGCAGAACAGATCCAAACATGTTGGTCATTACTTATACTTCCGAACACAACCATTCATGGCCAACTCAAAGAAACGCTTTGGCTGGTTCATCACGATCCAATAAGAACACAATCACAACAACAAAGCCAGAAGAGCAACAACACAGCAACACTGACAGCAACACTGCGTTACTCGCAGTGAAGAAGGAAGACATTCATAATAATAACAATCTTGAGGACTTGTTTGCAGAATTGGGACAAGTGGAGCGTGATTATATATGCTGa